A single region of the Leptodactylus fuscus isolate aLepFus1 chromosome 5, aLepFus1.hap2, whole genome shotgun sequence genome encodes:
- the ERGIC2 gene encoding endoplasmic reticulum-Golgi intermediate compartment protein 2 encodes MRRLSRKKTLSLVKELDAFPKVPESYVETSASRGTVSVLAFSVMAALTILEFLVYRDTWMRYDYEVDKDFTSKLRLNIDITVAMKCQYVGADVLDLAETMVTSAEGLVYEPVIFELSPRQRQWQRMLQQIQSRLHEEASLQDLLFKSAMRSSVTALPPREDSPSEPPTACRIHGHLDINKVAGNFHITVGKAIPHPRGHAHLAALVSHDSYNFSHRIDHLSFGEVLPGIINPLDGTEKIAEESNQMYQYFITIVPTKLHTHKVYGDTHQFSVTERERVINHATGSHGVSGIFMKYDISSLMVTVTEDHMPLWKFLVRLCGIIGGIFTTTGMIHGLAEFFVDVICCRFKLGVYRRHEENHVPNLLSSNHSAETSPPDPL; translated from the exons ATGAGGCGGCTGAGCCGCAAGAAGACGCTGAGCCTGGTGAAGGAACTTGATGCTTTCCCCAAAGTGCCGGAAAGCTATGTGGAGACCTCAGCGAGTAGGGGGACAG TGTCTGTGCTGGCCTTTTCTGTCATGGCCGCCCTCACCATCCTGGAGTTCCTGGTTTATCGCGACACGTGGATGAGATACGACTACGAAGTGGACAAAGACTTCACCAG taaATTACGGTTGAACATTGACATCACGGTGGCCATGAAATGTCAGT ATGTCGGTGCCGATGTCCTGGATCTGGCGGAGACCATGGTGACCTCCGCAGAAGGACTGGTGTACGAGCCG GTCATATTTGAGTTGTCTCctcggcagaggcagtggcagag GATGCTGCAGCAGATTCAGAGCAGGCTGCACGAGGAGGCGTCCTTACAGGATCTGCTGTTCAAGAGTGCCATGAGGAGTTCGGTCACTGCCCTGCCCCCCAG GGAAGACTCCCCATCCGAGCCGCCCACCGCCTGCCGTATTCACGGTCACCTCGATATCAATAAAGTGGCTGGAAACTTCCACATCACGGTGGGCAA AGCCATTCCACATCCCAGAGGACACGCACACTTGGCCGCTCTCGTGAGCCACGATA GTTATAATTTCTCTCATCGCATCGATCACTTGTCTTTCGGTGAAGTTTTACCCGGGATCATCAACCCCTTAGACGGAACGGAAAAAATTGCTGAAGAAA gTAATCAGATGTACCAGTATTTTATCACCATAGTCccaaccaaactgcacacgcacAAGGTTTACGGGGACACGCACCAGTTCTCGGTGACGGAGCGG GAGCGCGTGATAAACCACGCCACCGGCAGTCACGGCGTGTCGGGGATCTTTATGAAGTATGACATCAGCTCCTTAATGGTGACGGTGACCGAGGACCACATGCCCCTCTGGAAGTTTCTTGTGCGGCTCTGCGGTATTATCGGGGGGATCTTCACCACCACAG GCATGATCCACGGACTGGCCGAGTTTTTCGTGGACGTTATCTGTTGCCGTTTCAAGCTCGGCGTTTACAGACGTCATGAA GAAAACCACGTACCAAACCTCCTCTCGTCCAATCACAGCGCAGAGACCTCCCCGCCGGACCCTTTATGA